The following coding sequences are from one Halanaerobiales bacterium window:
- a CDS encoding DUF3100 domain-containing protein, with amino-acid sequence LGALSVNTGLHPYALAMACGMGSGSMMTAASGSLAEVVPEMKDTILAYAATSNMLTGVTGLYSVIFLGLPLVNFLYDKFSPHIGKKKREKYEAERGNNDE; translated from the coding sequence TTTAGGTGCACTTTCAGTTAATACCGGTTTACATCCTTATGCTCTGGCTATGGCCTGTGGGATGGGGAGTGGAAGTATGATGACTGCTGCTTCTGGTTCTCTTGCTGAAGTTGTACCGGAGATGAAAGATACCATTCTGGCTTATGCAGCAACAAGTAATATGTTAACCGGGGTTACAGGACTTTATTCTGTTATTTTTCTCGGTTTACCTTTAGTTAACTTCTTATATGACAAATTTTCACCACATATAGGTAAGAAAAAGCGAGAAAAATATGAAGCTGAGAGGGGGAATAATGATGAGTAA